GCCACCAGCATCTCGGCCATCTTCGCCATCTCCTTGGCCTTCTCCTCGGCCGGCTCGCTGCGCGCCGCCGCGCGCGCCTCGGCGCCGCCGGGCTCCTGCAGGTGGTTGAGCGCGCTCTCCTCCGAGGCCTCCACCTGCGTCTTGATCTGGACCAGCAGGTGGTCCATGGCCCACAGCTTGCCCCGGTCCCGCAGGGGCCCGCGCCCGCGCGCCCGCGTCAGCGCCGCGATGTCCTCCCGCATCTCGTGGATGACCGGCAGCAGGAACTGCTCGAAGTCCTCCTCGGGCTCCAGCACCTCCACTTCCTCCGGCTCGGCCAGCTCGACGATGTCCAAGGGCCGCATCCTCGCCCCCGCGCCTCCCGGCACCGCGCTGTCTCGACGTCGGCTGCGGAGAGAGAAAAACGGGGAGACTCGCTAGGCTTACCCACCACAGAGCTCCAGAAGGTTCCTGAATACTTGGACTcggttctttaaaaaacaaaaaaaaagaaagaaaaaaaaaaaacttttcgtTTCAAAGCTAGACCACGACCAGAAGCGACTTACGAATAGAGAAGCGGCGAACAAAATGGTGTCCCCCGGCCGTCAACCAGCTCCCTGCGTGTTGCGGCCCCGTTCACGACACGGCCCCGTGCCTCTTTACGGTCACGCCGCGGGCAGACGAGGGGCGAGTGCGCGCACGTCGCGGGGGAGGGCTCCGGCGCGGGCGCGCGGGTGCGCGGGCGCACGCAGAAGAGCGCGAGCACGCCGGCGCTCTCCCGGTCCACTTTTGGTTCCCCCCCAGTTACCCCGCATTTCTGCTACCGTGCTTTGGGGAGCTTCTCCAACGTGGAATTTAGATGTTTTTA
The sequence above is drawn from the Saccopteryx bilineata isolate mSacBil1 chromosome 5, mSacBil1_pri_phased_curated, whole genome shotgun sequence genome and encodes:
- the LOC136306776 gene encoding MORF4 family-associated protein 1-like — its product is MRPLDIVELAEPEEVEVLEPEEDFEQFLLPVIHEMREDIAALTRARGRGPLRDRGKLWAMDHLLVQIKTQVEASEESALNHLQEPGGAEARAAARSEPAEEKAKEMAKMAEMLVALVRRIERSESS